In the Mycobacteriales bacterium genome, AGTGAAGGAAGTACGACGGGCTCGCGAGCAGCACAAGCAGGTCGACGACGAACAGCGCGGTGATCAGCCGCGCCGAGCGGTCCTTGGCCGACAGGGTGGCGCACGCCGCGATGAGGACGAGTACGACGATCGCCAGCACCCAGCGGGCCGGGCTGTGGTGGATCAGCGAGGCTCCGGCGACGTCCGCGAGCCGGCCGAGTCGCGGCACCGTCCCGGCCGGGCGCAGCAGCTGGTCGCGGATGACCATGTCCCACATCCGTCCGCGGGCGAGTACGGCGAACGGCGCCACGATGATCGCAGCGACGATCACGCCGCCGCCGAGGATCCGCAGCGCCGACCCGAGCCGGCGCTGCAGCAGTGGCCACAGCACGAGCAGGGCCCACGGTGCGAGGTACCAGATCTTTGTGACGGCTGCGAACCCGAGCGCGCCGCCGGCCAACCACTCGGCGCGAGCCGTGACCAGCGTCGGACGCTTCACCAGGAGCAGCAGCGCGACGAGGATGGCTGCGCCGCCGATCGGTTCCATGAGAACGGTCTGTTCGGCGAACACGGCGGGCAGCCAACCGACGTAGATGATTCCGGCGACCACGGCCGCCACCAGTCCCCAGCGACGAGCGAGGCGGGCGACAAGGGTCGCGTTCAGCGCGCCGATCGCCATGAAAGCGACCCGGGCGGTTGCCATCCCGACCTGGTCGCTGGT is a window encoding:
- a CDS encoding glycosyltransferase 87 family protein, whose amino-acid sequence is MSAKRTSGTTLDPALRFVAEAPPDADSPAAKPAGRRWELGSRQWRGFLFAIAALAFLVRLIPVLRGGGLTFYGRYDDGVYYAAADALTFGRVPYRDFVLLHPPVIMLAVAPFAALGRITSDQVGMATARVAFMAIGALNATLVARLARRWGLVAAVVAGIIYVGWLPAVFAEQTVLMEPIGGAAILVALLLLVKRPTLVTARAEWLAGGALGFAAVTKIWYLAPWALLVLWPLLQRRLGSALRILGGGVIVAAIIVAPFAVLARGRMWDMVIRDQLLRPAGTVPRLGRLADVAGASLIHHSPARWVLAIVVLVLIAACATLSAKDRSARLITALFVVDLLVLLASPSYFLH